A stretch of the Bradyrhizobium sp. CCBAU 53351 genome encodes the following:
- a CDS encoding AMP-binding protein: protein MADKADSYVCGISDTPLLGDTIGRSLDHAVRRWGKREALVSPSHGVRWTWREFAERVDALAAGFLALGLERGMRIGIWSLNRPEWTLTQFAAAKAGLILVTINPAYRLSELEFALKKVGCAAIVTATAFKTSNYMEMLNTLLPELAGSKPGQLHAARLPALRMVFQIGGPAASGTIAFDEVAHMGGDRHRQQLAALGRELQFDDPVNIQFTSGTTESPKGVTLTHHNILNNGYFTGRAMRLTEQDRICIPVPLYHCFGMVMGNLASVTLGTTMVYPGEGFDPLATLRTIEQEKCTALYGVPTMFIAELDHPEFKTFNLKSLRTGIMAGAPCPIEVMKRVNTEMNMREVTIAYGMTETSPVSFQSATDDPLERRVSTVGRIHPHVEVKVIDLEGRIVKRGERGELCTRGYSVMLGYWEETEKTADVLDANGWMHTGDLATIDDEGYCNIVGRIKDLVIRGGENLYPREIEEFLYRHPKIQDVQIFGVADTRYGEELCAWIRVRPGETLTAEEVRAFCDGQIAHNKIPRYVEFVDEFPMTVTGKIQKFVMRDAVEQRLGLKAAKTA, encoded by the coding sequence CTGGCGGATAAAGCGGACAGCTACGTTTGCGGCATCTCGGACACGCCGCTGCTCGGCGACACCATCGGTCGCAGCCTCGACCACGCGGTGCGGCGCTGGGGGAAACGCGAGGCGCTGGTCTCGCCCAGCCACGGCGTCCGATGGACCTGGCGGGAATTCGCCGAGCGGGTCGACGCGCTCGCCGCGGGCTTTCTCGCACTCGGGCTCGAACGGGGGATGCGGATCGGCATCTGGTCGCTGAACAGGCCGGAATGGACGCTGACCCAGTTCGCCGCCGCGAAGGCCGGGCTGATTTTGGTGACGATCAACCCCGCCTACCGGCTCAGCGAGCTGGAGTTTGCACTGAAGAAAGTCGGCTGCGCGGCGATCGTCACCGCCACCGCCTTCAAGACCAGCAATTACATGGAGATGCTCAACACGCTGTTGCCGGAGCTGGCAGGCTCAAAGCCCGGACAGCTGCACGCGGCACGCTTGCCGGCCTTGCGGATGGTGTTTCAGATCGGCGGCCCCGCCGCGTCCGGCACGATTGCCTTCGACGAGGTCGCGCACATGGGCGGCGACCGGCATCGTCAGCAGCTTGCCGCGCTCGGCCGCGAGCTGCAATTCGACGACCCCGTCAACATCCAGTTCACCAGCGGCACCACGGAATCGCCGAAGGGCGTCACGCTGACCCACCACAACATCCTCAACAACGGCTATTTCACGGGACGCGCGATGCGGCTGACGGAGCAGGATCGCATCTGCATTCCGGTGCCGCTGTATCATTGCTTCGGCATGGTGATGGGCAACCTCGCCTCGGTCACGCTCGGCACCACCATGGTTTACCCCGGCGAGGGCTTCGATCCGCTCGCGACGCTGCGTACGATCGAACAGGAGAAGTGCACGGCACTCTACGGCGTGCCGACCATGTTCATCGCGGAGCTCGATCATCCCGAGTTCAAGACTTTCAATCTGAAGTCATTGCGCACCGGCATCATGGCCGGCGCGCCCTGCCCGATCGAGGTGATGAAGCGCGTCAATACCGAGATGAACATGCGCGAGGTCACCATCGCCTATGGCATGACCGAAACCAGCCCGGTCAGTTTCCAGAGCGCAACCGACGATCCGCTGGAGCGACGCGTCTCCACCGTCGGCCGCATTCATCCGCATGTCGAGGTCAAGGTCATCGATCTCGAGGGGCGGATCGTCAAGCGCGGCGAACGCGGCGAGCTCTGCACCCGCGGCTACAGCGTCATGCTGGGCTATTGGGAGGAGACGGAGAAGACGGCCGACGTGCTCGACGCCAATGGCTGGATGCACACCGGCGACCTCGCCACCATCGACGACGAGGGTTATTGCAACATCGTCGGCCGCATCAAGGATCTGGTGATCCGCGGCGGCGAGAACCTCTACCCGCGCGAGATCGAGGAGTTCCTGTACCGTCACCCCAAGATCCAGGACGTGCAGATCTTTGGCGTCGCGGACACCCGCTACGGCGAGGAGCTCTGCGCCTGGATCCGCGTCAGGCCGGGCGAGACGCTGACCGCCGAGGAGGTCCGCGCCTTCTGCGACGGCCAGATCGCCCACAACAAGATCCCGCGCTACGTCGAGTTCGTCGACGAATTTCCGATGACGGTGACGGGCAAGATCCAGAAATTCGTGATGCGCGATGCGGTGGAGCAGCGGCTGGGGCTGAAGGCAGCGAAGACGGCGTGA
- a CDS encoding adenosine kinase, translating to MADVKYDVLGIGNALFDVLVRTDEAFLAKHGMTKGSMSLIDEARAAAIYKDMGPATEVSGGSAANTIVGIGSLGARAAYVGKVKDDQIGKLYVHDIRAAGVAFNTPAATDGPATGCSYILVTDDGERTMNTYLGAAQDLAPADIDPAEIAGAGIVYLEGYLWDPKNAKDAFVKAAKIAHDAKRKVALTLSDSFCVDRYRDEFLSLMRNGTVDIVFANESELHSLYMTSDFDTALKQLRNDVNLGVVTRSEKGCMVVSSEDAVAAPAFPVDKVIDTTGAGDLFAAGFLYGLARNLAYKQCGELGALAAAEVIQHIGARPLVSLKELAGQRGLTA from the coding sequence ATGGCTGACGTGAAATATGACGTTCTCGGCATCGGCAACGCGCTGTTCGACGTGCTGGTCAGGACCGATGAGGCCTTTCTGGCCAAGCACGGCATGACCAAGGGCAGCATGTCCCTGATCGATGAGGCGCGGGCCGCCGCGATCTACAAGGACATGGGGCCGGCCACGGAAGTCTCGGGGGGATCTGCCGCCAACACCATCGTCGGCATCGGCAGCCTCGGGGCCCGCGCGGCCTATGTCGGCAAGGTCAAGGACGACCAGATCGGCAAGCTCTACGTCCACGACATCCGCGCTGCCGGCGTCGCCTTCAACACGCCGGCCGCGACCGACGGCCCTGCCACCGGCTGCTCCTACATCCTCGTCACGGATGACGGCGAGCGCACCATGAACACCTATCTCGGCGCGGCGCAGGACCTGGCGCCCGCCGATATCGATCCGGCCGAGATCGCCGGCGCCGGCATCGTCTATCTCGAGGGATATCTCTGGGACCCCAAGAACGCCAAGGACGCCTTCGTCAAGGCGGCCAAGATCGCCCATGACGCCAAGCGCAAGGTGGCGCTGACGCTGTCGGATTCCTTCTGCGTCGATCGCTATCGCGACGAGTTCCTGTCCCTGATGCGCAACGGCACCGTCGACATCGTGTTCGCCAACGAGTCCGAGCTGCACTCGCTCTACATGACGTCGGATTTCGACACGGCGCTGAAGCAGCTGCGCAACGACGTCAATCTCGGCGTGGTCACCCGCAGCGAGAAGGGCTGCATGGTGGTTTCGTCTGAAGATGCCGTCGCCGCGCCGGCATTCCCCGTGGACAAGGTCATCGACACCACCGGCGCCGGCGACCTGTTCGCCGCCGGCTTCCTGTATGGCCTGGCGCGCAATCTTGCCTACAAGCAGTGCGGCGAACTCGGCGCACTCGCGGCCGCCGAAGTCATCCAGCACATCGGCGCCCGCCCGCTGGTGTCGCTGAAGGAGCTGGCAGGCCAGCGCGGGCTGACGGCGTAG
- the trpS gene encoding tryptophan--tRNA ligase encodes MPFVERVFSGVQPTGNLHLGNYLGAIVNFVKMQETHNCIYCVVDMHAITQGIDVWGGPAELTRNTREVTAAFIAAGIDPKKHIVFNQSQVSGHAELAWIFNCVARMGWLGRMTQFKEKAGKDRENASVGLFDYPVLMAADILLYRATHVPVGEDQKQHLELSRDIAQKFNNDFGDSIRAQGANDGLFFPLPEPLITGPATRVMSLRDGTKKMSKSDASDNSRINLTDDADTIAQKIRKAKTDPEPLPTEEKGLEARPEADNLVGIFAALSGRAKADVLREFGAGQFSSFKNALAELCVTKLAPIAGEMKRLVADPGHIDAILNDGSDRARAIADETMKLSKDIVGFIRPR; translated from the coding sequence ATGCCATTCGTTGAACGGGTCTTTTCGGGCGTCCAGCCGACGGGCAATCTGCACCTCGGCAATTATCTCGGCGCGATCGTCAACTTCGTGAAGATGCAGGAAACCCACAATTGCATCTATTGCGTCGTCGACATGCACGCGATCACGCAGGGCATCGACGTCTGGGGCGGACCGGCCGAGCTCACGCGCAACACCCGCGAGGTCACCGCGGCGTTCATCGCCGCCGGCATCGATCCCAAGAAGCACATCGTGTTCAACCAGAGCCAGGTCTCGGGCCATGCCGAGCTCGCCTGGATCTTCAATTGCGTCGCGCGCATGGGCTGGCTCGGCCGCATGACCCAGTTCAAGGAGAAGGCCGGCAAGGACCGCGAGAACGCCTCGGTCGGGCTGTTCGACTATCCCGTGCTGATGGCCGCCGACATCCTGCTGTACCGCGCCACGCACGTGCCGGTCGGCGAGGACCAGAAGCAACATCTGGAACTCTCGCGCGACATCGCGCAGAAGTTCAACAACGACTTCGGCGATTCCATCCGCGCGCAGGGCGCCAATGACGGTCTGTTCTTCCCGCTGCCGGAGCCGCTGATCACGGGCCCTGCGACGCGCGTGATGAGCCTGCGCGACGGCACCAAGAAGATGTCGAAGTCCGACGCGTCGGACAATTCGCGCATCAATCTGACCGACGATGCCGACACCATCGCGCAGAAGATCCGCAAGGCGAAGACCGATCCGGAGCCGCTGCCGACGGAAGAGAAGGGCCTGGAAGCGCGTCCCGAAGCCGACAATCTGGTCGGCATCTTCGCCGCGCTCTCCGGCCGCGCCAAGGCCGACGTGCTGCGTGAATTCGGCGCCGGCCAGTTCTCCAGCTTCAAGAACGCGCTGGCGGAGCTGTGCGTGACCAAGCTCGCGCCGATCGCCGGCGAGATGAAGCGCCTCGTCGCCGACCCCGGCCATATCGACGCGATCCTGAACGACGGCTCCGACCGGGCCCGCGCGATTGCCGACGAGACGATGAAACTCTCCAAGGACATCGTCGGCTTCATCCGCCCGCGCTGA
- a CDS encoding universal stress protein: MTSKRLCYEPGHKPKCLVIVDDTAEWDRAVYYASRWAIRAGGGVVMLRIIEPEQQSQEWLGVADIMRAEAQEAAEAALDRAAGRANGIAAITPERVIREGVPMEQLLAVIDEDPDIAMLVLAANPGAEGPGPLVALLAHAVGTFPIPVTIISGALSDESVDSLS, encoded by the coding sequence ATGACCAGCAAACGACTTTGCTACGAGCCGGGTCACAAGCCCAAATGCCTCGTCATCGTCGATGACACCGCCGAATGGGATCGCGCGGTCTATTATGCCAGCCGCTGGGCGATCCGTGCCGGCGGCGGCGTGGTGATGCTGCGCATCATCGAGCCCGAGCAGCAGAGCCAGGAATGGCTGGGGGTCGCCGACATCATGCGCGCCGAGGCGCAGGAAGCCGCCGAAGCCGCGCTCGACCGCGCCGCGGGCCGCGCCAACGGCATCGCCGCGATCACCCCGGAGCGGGTGATCCGGGAGGGCGTGCCGATGGAACAATTGCTCGCCGTGATCGACGAGGACCCCGACATCGCCATGCTGGTGCTCGCCGCCAATCCCGGCGCGGAAGGGCCGGGACCATTGGTCGCGCTGCTCGCGCATGCGGTGGGGACGTTCCCGATTCCCGTGACCATCATTTCCGGCGCGCTCAGCGACGAAAGCGTGGACTCGCTGTCGTAG
- the murJ gene encoding murein biosynthesis integral membrane protein MurJ — translation MIRSFLTVSTGTLASRLLGFARDSLIAALLGTGAVADAFLAAFQLVNVVRRLLSEGALNAALIPAWLRVRERDGEKAATAFAGRVLGTVSAALVAISIVIALVMPLIITVIAPGFLGSGTLDLAVANARLMLPYLAFAGPVTVLMGLLNAQGRFALTAFSPLLFNIALIAAIAVLLVWHADATFAAWLLAATVGIAGLLQLLMLLSQRSARLATPLRVSFDKEMRGFFAKAIPGMIASSGPQWLMVAGAIIASATPSAVSWLYFANRLIELPLGIVGVAMGTVLVPELTRAVGSGDREAVAHTESRALELAAGLALPATLGLIVLAEPIVRLLFEHGAFGSDDSAATAHALMWLALGLPAHVLIKALSPAFYARSDTMTPLLATAKGFAVAIVLAVLLGHFFGASGIAASIAAGAWSSALSLLRKGTAEFGFSVDATARKRLPRIVLAAAAMGALLWLTADLVPAEAHGLVRLIVLGLQIGAGIAVYGLLLQILGAASWRVAVNALKRSA, via the coding sequence ATGATCCGCTCCTTCCTGACAGTTTCGACGGGAACACTGGCCTCGCGGCTGCTGGGTTTTGCGCGCGATTCCCTGATCGCGGCGCTGCTCGGTACCGGCGCCGTGGCGGATGCGTTTCTGGCGGCCTTCCAGCTCGTCAATGTGGTGCGCCGCCTGCTCAGCGAGGGCGCGCTGAATGCGGCGCTGATCCCGGCCTGGCTGCGGGTCCGCGAGCGTGACGGCGAGAAGGCCGCCACCGCATTCGCAGGCCGCGTGCTCGGCACGGTCAGCGCGGCCCTGGTCGCGATTTCGATCGTGATCGCGCTGGTGATGCCATTGATCATCACGGTCATCGCGCCGGGCTTTCTCGGCAGCGGCACGCTCGATCTTGCCGTCGCGAACGCGCGGCTGATGCTGCCTTATCTCGCCTTCGCCGGCCCGGTCACGGTGCTGATGGGCCTGCTGAACGCTCAAGGGCGCTTTGCGCTCACGGCATTTTCGCCACTGCTGTTCAATATTGCCTTGATCGCCGCGATCGCCGTGCTGCTCGTCTGGCATGCCGATGCGACCTTCGCGGCGTGGCTGCTGGCGGCCACCGTCGGGATCGCAGGGCTGCTGCAATTGTTGATGCTGCTGTCGCAGCGAAGCGCGCGCCTCGCGACGCCGCTGCGCGTCAGCTTCGACAAGGAGATGCGCGGCTTCTTCGCCAAGGCCATCCCCGGCATGATCGCAAGCTCCGGGCCGCAATGGCTGATGGTGGCCGGCGCGATCATCGCATCCGCGACGCCGTCCGCGGTGTCCTGGCTCTATTTCGCCAACCGCCTGATCGAGCTGCCGCTCGGCATCGTCGGCGTCGCGATGGGCACCGTGCTGGTGCCGGAGCTGACGCGCGCTGTCGGAAGCGGCGACCGCGAGGCGGTGGCGCATACGGAGTCCCGCGCGCTGGAGCTGGCGGCAGGGCTGGCACTGCCCGCGACGCTCGGCCTGATCGTGCTGGCCGAGCCGATCGTACGGCTGCTGTTCGAGCACGGCGCGTTCGGCTCGGATGACAGTGCGGCGACTGCACACGCGCTGATGTGGCTGGCGCTGGGCCTGCCGGCGCATGTACTCATCAAGGCGCTGTCGCCGGCCTTCTATGCCCGCAGCGACACGATGACGCCGCTTCTCGCCACCGCCAAAGGCTTCGCGGTCGCAATCGTGCTTGCCGTGCTGCTCGGCCATTTTTTCGGAGCGAGCGGGATCGCGGCGAGTATCGCGGCCGGCGCCTGGAGCAGCGCGCTCTCGCTGCTCCGCAAAGGCACGGCCGAGTTCGGCTTTTCGGTCGATGCCACCGCCCGCAAGCGGTTGCCGCGCATCGTGCTGGCCGCAGCCGCCATGGGCGCCCTGCTCTGGCTCACCGCGGACCTCGTGCCTGCCGAGGCGCACGGCCTCGTCCGCCTGATCGTGCTGGGCCTGCAGATCGGGGCCGGGATCGCGGTCTATGGCCTGCTGCTGCAAATCCTCGGCGCGGCCTCGTGGCGCGTGGCGGTTAACGCGTTGAAACGGTCCGCCTAA
- a CDS encoding serine hydrolase, which produces MQSKAEIDEILRQKSEAKEIPGVVAIAASGNDVLYQGAFGKRDLSKPDPMTADSVFWIASMTKAVTTAGAMQLVEQGKLSLDAPIGELLPDLANPQVLEGFDAKGEAKLRPAKRPITLRQLMTHTAGFCYNMWNGDLAVYLDKHGIPAITTCQNAALKTPIMTDPGTRWEYGTNIDFVGKAVEAVSGKRLDAYLRDNLFNPLGMSDTAFKITDSMRKRLVGMHARGEDGQLAAIPFELEQEPEFHMGGGGLYSTAADYIKFTQMILNKGRSNGNQVLKAETVATMGQNHIGDLAMGKMTTSAPMYTNDVDLYPEQVKKWGLSFMINTAKTAEGRSAGSLAWAGLANTYYWIDPARDVTGVILMQLLPFADGKCLEAFAGFERGVYAGLDAGSGQKAA; this is translated from the coding sequence ATGCAAAGCAAAGCTGAGATCGACGAGATTTTGCGTCAGAAGAGCGAAGCCAAGGAGATTCCCGGCGTCGTCGCCATCGCCGCCAGCGGTAACGACGTGCTGTATCAGGGCGCGTTCGGCAAGCGCGACCTGTCGAAGCCCGATCCGATGACCGCTGACAGCGTGTTCTGGATCGCCTCGATGACTAAGGCGGTGACGACAGCGGGAGCGATGCAGTTGGTCGAGCAGGGCAAGCTGTCGCTGGATGCGCCGATCGGCGAGCTGTTGCCCGATCTCGCCAATCCGCAAGTGCTCGAAGGTTTTGACGCCAAGGGCGAGGCCAAGCTGCGGCCGGCCAAGCGGCCCATCACGCTGCGCCAGCTCATGACCCACACCGCCGGGTTCTGCTACAACATGTGGAACGGCGATCTCGCGGTCTATCTGGACAAGCACGGCATTCCCGCGATCACCACCTGCCAGAACGCGGCGCTGAAGACGCCTATCATGACCGACCCAGGCACGCGCTGGGAATACGGCACGAACATCGATTTCGTCGGCAAGGCGGTGGAGGCCGTCAGCGGCAAGCGGCTGGATGCCTACCTGCGCGACAACCTGTTCAACCCGCTCGGCATGAGCGACACGGCGTTCAAGATCACCGACAGCATGCGCAAGCGCCTCGTCGGCATGCATGCGCGCGGCGAGGACGGCCAGCTCGCAGCGATCCCGTTCGAGCTGGAGCAGGAGCCGGAATTCCACATGGGTGGCGGCGGCCTCTATTCGACCGCGGCCGACTACATCAAGTTCACCCAGATGATCCTCAACAAGGGCCGCAGCAACGGCAACCAGGTGCTGAAGGCCGAGACCGTGGCGACGATGGGCCAGAACCACATCGGCGATCTCGCCATGGGCAAGATGACGACATCGGCGCCGATGTACACCAACGACGTCGATCTCTATCCGGAGCAGGTGAAGAAGTGGGGCCTCAGCTTCATGATCAACACCGCCAAGACCGCCGAGGGCCGCAGCGCCGGCAGCCTCGCCTGGGCCGGCCTCGCCAACACCTATTACTGGATCGATCCCGCGCGCGACGTCACCGGCGTGATCCTGATGCAGCTGCTCCCCTTCGCCGACGGCAAGTGCCTGGAGGCGTTCGCAGGCTTCGAGCGCGGGGTCTATGCCGGGCTCGATGCGGGCAGCGGACAGAAGGCGGCCTAG